DNA sequence from the Xenopus tropicalis strain Nigerian chromosome 4, UCB_Xtro_10.0, whole genome shotgun sequence genome:
GCTAGGGATATCCCATGGTATCCAGGATAATCTGGAGTTAGCAGCCCTAACCTCTggaagacattaaaaaaaactgatggaATAAGGCTGATCCGAAGGGTATAGCTAGAGGGGAGGAACTCTTCtactctagtgtcctgcctcctagtggtacaAGCTATACCCAGCGTTCCTCTGTCCCCCAAGGAGATGAGAGAAATGCCCGTGTGTATGAGCCCTTTAAGAGTTACCACTCTAACAGAAAAATGCTTTAGGTAGCTGTTTAAATAATGATCTTTACACACTACCTGCTCATTATCCTTTATGTGAGATCCTTCAGGAATAGCTTCTAGCCCTTTTTCTTCACCAGTCCTTCTGGATGCTTCATTTAAAAAGTCTATTACTCTATCTTCTATAACATATTCTGGATTCCAGAGTAGCTGGTCATCATTTTCATAtactaagtaataaaaatatgtaatgaCAGATAAATGGTTCAAAACAGATTTAAAATTTAACTGTATCTCGAAAGGTTAAcaaaactttaaaggaacagtaactccaaaaaatgaaagtgtataaaagtaattagaatataatgtactgctgccctgcactggtacaactggtgtgttttctaccgaaacttatataaacaaagttgctctgtagccacgggggcagccattcaaaggaaaaaaaggcacaggcacatagcagataacagataaaacactattgtattctagagaggttatctgctctgtaacctgtgccttttctccatttttccagtttgaatggctgcccccatggctacacagcagcttatttatataaactatagtagcgttactgtagcaaacacacaacttttactagtgcagggcaacagtacatatattttaattaatttaaaaaacttttatttttggtgttactgttccttttagcaCTAATTTAAATGGAAAgcatacaccccttttcaacattagcAGAATGgggattgtgctgaacatatttttgcttattgtttttattaaagaatATCTATGGTCTATGTTACTTctagcactaaacaagaatatgaagctaGTTTCACTgtagtacttcctgtcacttctggTCCCTAGGAACTTTAAAGgaactgataaaactaattaccggCCCACTGACAGCGCCTGATAATGAGCAGTGGCCTAGAGAAGGAAGTGGTTTGTTTGTtaaaaggtagatagggagctctgaacaaatgtatttgtttataaaggaaggaAGGGGGTACGGCCatagcccaaaattaaaataggcagaatgtaatttcagcaCAAGTCTTATTTATAGTGCTCCTTTTTAGGAAAGATGTTTATAGGTGTATTTtgtccctttaaaagagaagaatTAAACTGCTTAGCTTTGTAAACTGAGTCACTGCGGAGTGtcaaaaaaatacatattcacctttttctgtttctctgtaacTGCAAATACCAACTGGAATTTCAGCCTGGAACATGGATCCCACCATAATTTCCTGTGGAAAAGTTAATATgatagatatactgtacattagcatattaaaaaacagcaaaatgCTAAAGATCCACTGCTGTTTTCTGACTACCAccaatttttaaaatattcattttgcaGGCATTCAGAATTTTACGTAAGAAAATGAAATTAACAATTTACATAGATTGGtgcaatattaaaggagacatataggataagacaacgaaaaaaaacactgctcttgaataatatatggtgctggttatactttgggctaaaaataatATGTGTAAAAATGGCTactttactggagctccctatagatcctctgtCCATGTTTCAAGTGAGAGGTGGACGTGTCCTAATAGTCCCTGCAAAAAGCAGAATAGGGGGGCAATAGCCAACTACAGCTCAATCAGATCATACTGCAGGCCTAACAAGCCTGTATCAAACAGGCTCATGTGGTCGTCTTCAGCCAGGAAGGTTAAATTTGTAATTTCAACCAGATATCATTGATGCCGGCCATCAGAAATGCATAGTAAATCAGCAGCttatattggcctgtgtatggccttgCTTTAGGAATAAGTAAAATTGCCCAATTCATAAAGTGATTTGTACAAGAAAGCTTTGTTTAAACCTAGCATTTTACTCAATCCCTCAACATTTCCTGATTTAGCCAAACCActaatttgtatgtattattaaAGCAGCTGTTATCAACATAAGTGCTATTCCCCCATGGTAACTCAAGGCAGTGAGAGGGTGATGTAGCAAACGATTCTAGTACAATTATAGCCAggaatatgttttttgtttttccagttttaaaacttttattgaagatttcacaatatatacaaaggtacagtatattaaaggggttgtgttACAGCATGGTTTCGTAAATATACTGATATTTGGTAGCCAGGAATATGTTTTAAGGATGTTTATAgatatttttcatgtttattaTAAGTTAAGGGgggcctgaaaaaaaaaatgaccaccaCTGCTTTAAAATACTGAGCTACTAAGGGCAATACATTATCTTATTTTTTCACCAATTATGTTCAAACAAACATACTGGGGCTCATAGTTCAAGTGACCAAGCCACCCACATATTAAACATTAATTCTATAAGAGATGGAATATGTACATGCCAGCAGTGGATTTGAGCATTTGTTAAAACAAGACTAATACAATAGAAAAAAAGTTTCAACCATATACCTTTTTCCAGTCCTCTGAAGGTACATAATCCTCATCATCCTCAGACTCCTCTTCTATTTCATTATCTTGAAAAACAAATTGTGATTTTAACTAGGATTTTAATATATCAAGGTGATAAGAAAACTACGAGCAGAAGGTGGAGTTAATTACAGATTAAGGATGAGTCAATAAGGGACATACTTGCATCAAAATACTTGCATCGACGTGGACGGATTACTTCTCGTACATCCCTACATGTACCAGATGGAGTAGGTTCATCATTTGAAGACTGTGTTTCATCTTCCTGACCTGATGAGTCCTTAATAGCTTCATCCTGAAAGACAGCAATTACACACATTACATCTGAAAAAGCAGGAAAGCTTTGCTCTCGTTTGCTCGTTAGCTCAAGCAAACTAGTAATAACACCGGAAGGGTACATTATCTTTCCAAATTCAGTCCATCATCCTCCAAGGAAAATACTATTCACGCAGAACTACAAATATATGCTGACACAAGCTCTACtgaatataaatgtttttcatgtcaagtctctatcacattcacactaaAACTTCACACAGCTGACCAAGAGCAACATAACTGAGCAGAAAAGTTATCAAGAGACTAAAGACTGAATCGGCTAAATGGAACAGCAGGGCGAGTACTGTTTAAAATTAATTATCTGTGCAGTGCAAACTCTGCTAAAATCTTTTTGAGGTGATTAATTCCCTTTAAAGCCTACATCAATCATCCCAGAAGGAAATATTTTTACCGTTGATGAACAAAACAAAGGCAACATATGAACAGTATTGGCTGCAATTGTAGCAAATCCACTGGTAAAAAAATAATGAGGTGTTGTAGGTTCCTGGAAGACATTGTCACAACAGCTAAAGCAGGCCTTGACATGGCAAGGATACAGCACTCAAAGGACAAGCTACTTAAACAGTTTAGTGTTTGTTATGCCCTCTAGTAGATTTTAATTTACCAGCCAAGATTTATAATATTTCTCTCAAATTTGCATGTTTTGATTTGAGCCAAAATCTTATAGTTGGCTGCGTACATTTTTTCTCTTTGTGTCTTTAAGCCAATCCATAACTTTCATTTTTGCTTTGTTATCCATAGGTTTCAAAAAAGGTCTTACTGATAAAAGGGCCCAAAAGATAACCATTTTTCCCTAACATGTATAATGACTGCAAGAGAACAACCACCTATGCTAAGCTTATAGCAGCTGCATTGTTATTtgtctgtattaaaggagaaggtataATTCTGCCTCATTGCTGGGTACCAGTGCTCTGTTAAAATGCTGCATTTCAAAACAGTAAAAATTAATATTCTCTGTCCCTTCAACTGAAAGTAGGATTCTAAATCTAATATTAACACACACATAAAAGAATCTGCACCTTAATTTCTCCACTGCAGCCACTGTTACCATCATTATCcacatcctcctcctcctcttcctcctcctcctcttcttcttcttcttcttctccaggTAGTGGAACAGTACTACCATAACCATATAGTCGCAATAACTCATCAATTGGCATTTCACTTTCCTGTAATATATACATCTAGCTTAAAGCAGGTTAGGTAAAcaagaaaatgtaataatatgttttatttaccacATAATATGTTAATACAACACATGATCACATGAAATATAAATACAAGCTAAAAAGCAGATCAACAATCTAGAGTTATATGACCTTAAATGGTATAAGACACAATGTATCAAAACAAGATAACCACTTGTCAGTCTAACTTCAAGACTtcccatatttttatttatgaagaTCTCATTTCACTTAATTTACATTTCAGACACTCAGCCTAaagtgcccagactttgtcaccatGTGATCTACTCTTGCAACCTGGCCTCTGTCATGAGATCTACGTAAACAAAAATAGTGCAACATCTATCATTTGGTGCaagccaaaagaaaaaaatatcactCTTGATGTTATATACCCAAATACACATAGCAACTTAttaatgcagtgccaaattcaagtttaatgtgaaaaggATTGTAGTATTTCTTACTTCCCTTCTTCACAGTCCACTTTGTAGTTTGCacacaaaaacatatataaagtgggaacaaatgtaTAGTGGCCAGGCGGGGACAAACTTCTATGCTGGGATGAAACAACATGGACAGATGGAAAAAGCTGCTGCACTCAAAAGCTCTACTATGTTGGGGGAATAAAAGAAGTGGTGGAATGGCATCCCACTGCATCGCCGTTGCGGCCTACCAGAAACTTTTAAGTGATCTACTAATAGAGAGAGATCTACCGCTTGTGCACCCCTGGCCTAGAGTAACCTTGTAAACTGAAATCTACCCTTTGCAAAATtacaatattttaaatgtattttaaaaaacagaaaacaatcaaaaataaaatgacatgCATCTGTTTTATGGGAAAGGTGTAACTGACATTTGAACAGTAACAAAAAAGTACTTGTTAATGGAACTCTTcacatttgtttaaaaatggactttacaagcacaatttcttgatgggtacgcactccagacacgggtgaaggtggtttaagaaatagctttattcacatttgtcCTGATGCGTTTCCTGTTTTTCAACACATAGTCATAGGTAGAATGGACTTTATCCATGTGGAATTCACATAACGTTAGGAAAAAATATTCCCAATAACACTAAACTACAAAATTTACAAACTCAAACTGCAATAGaaattgtttttgtaattttaCTGATTTCACTACCACTTACTCGTTCGAGGTGTTCTATTTCTGAACTGAAGTTGACTTCTCCCTCCAACATCTCCTCTTCTTCCAAAGTTCGTTCATCATCAAATTCATGAACAAGCATGTCAGCTGATGGCTCAAACTCGTGGTCATCTGAAGCAGCCGAACCACCTAGATTAAAGGACCTCATTAATATGGATGCCATTAATATCACAGGCAATAACTGTAATTATAAAAACCTTATTTATTAACTAGCATGGTGTcaccaaacttttttacccatgaaccacattcaaattgGAGATGGCAatattgaaaaattatttttcaaagcaAGAAATTGGGTgtgaatttacaaataaaaaacagaaacaagATCTTGGTCTAGTGTTGGCCAAACTGGACTTGGCCCCCAGGCCAGCAATAAGATCATGATGCTGGCCCATGCAAAAACCTCGGGAGAATATTACATTCTCACCTATTGCTTAACCAACAAGAATTGTCTTTTCTCATGCAAATCCAACAAGTATTTAGCAGATTACCCTTAAAgtttatacataaataatattgTAACTAACACATGCCAGATGATGTATGTATTATAAAGCCCTATATGCTCAgggaaaatgtatggtttgctaTAATTTATGCAAATAAAGGATTACAGGAGTTACCTGGGCTTGCGGTCCCAAGCGAAGGctgcaagaaaaataaatacaattaaaaatacatttattattccaACAGAAAACTGAATAGCACCAATTAAAAGTGTACACAAATGAAAGAGGGAGTACAGAGGCAGAGATAATTGCAGACAATAGTAATTTGTGAGCTTATCTACTTAATATTAGCACGCTTTGGCCCCACACACGGATGACGTActttttacagtggcttgcaaaagtattcggcccccttgaacttttccacattttgtcacattacagccacaaacatgaatcaattttattggaattccacgtcaAAGACCAatacagctccagctcagtcagattagatggacagcgtttgtgaacatcAGTTtttagatcttgccacagattgaatttagatctggactttgactgggccattctaacacatggatgttttgttttaaaccagtgctgtccaacttctgtggtaccgagggccagaattcttccgacctacgtggtggagggccgataatggaagccagttttgaccactcacctttttgaaaccgcacccgtgttatcacatgaccatacccatattaatggttgtagtacagcaaaaacctgccatactctgcctgccctaccctgcctgtgtgtaccatactctgccttccctaccctgcctgtctgtctgtgccatactctgccttccctaccctgcctgcgtgtgccattcttggctggtttgtgccatactctgcctgcccttccctgcctgtgtgtgcgccatactctacctgccctatgctgcctgtgtgtgccatactctgcctgccctatgctgcctgtgtgtgccatactctgcctgccctatgctgcctgtgtgtgccatactctgcctgccctatgctgcctgtgtgtgtcatactctgcttgccctatgctgcctgtgtgtatgggagATCCCAAACTGTCGACATTTATTTAATCATAGTTGTAAATAAGAGATTTGGTGCAATCACTTCACTCCCAGTGGGGAGAAACTTAACAGCCTTGATTTCTCAGCAGCAATCAAAATAGTGGTGTTCAGTCCCTAGTTTGCTACATTGTTTATGTATTGTAACATACTTACCTGATTTGTTACTATTGAATATGAAACAGTATCAAGTCTAACAAACACAGttgatttgtttttaaactttcccagcatcccttgtaTGTTATTTTAACTTGTCTATTTTTAAAGTAAgtgaaataaaattaattttaaatatttcttaGTTGGTGCCTTGATTAGGTGTGTGCTTATCGTCTTCAATAAAAAAATCACCTGACCATATTCTCACCAACCAATTAAAAGGCCTTAGAATAGCAATTGCGGTATGActgacatgtttttttccctcacaagaagaaaaatacagtaaaaaggGACTTGAAGGAAAACAGTGACAAAAtttaacaaagcaaaaaaaaacattcacagtGAGATTGGCGGTCAAAATCAAAGTCCCACTAGACTGCAGTACAATGTCACAGACACAAGTATCAATGCATAAGTAAAAATGGAATGACAATCaccaaaattaaataattatgaAGTGCAAATAGCATTCACACTGGCCAGAAGGGCACCATGTATGTTTATACATGTCAAATTATGTTGTGTGGGTATCATGTGAGTGGGCAAAACACCACAATCCCCTAAAAGCATATGCATGactgtaaggggcatatttattaacattggggaCAAATATCACTGGTGAGGTCGCCTATTTCAAActaatcagatttttgttttctaacttgtaggtgaccattcaaatctaactGCAAGTGGCAAAGGCAAGAGAGTCAAAGAGCAGCAAATAAAATCATGGGTGTAAGTTTCACTGAAATAAACTCTGTTCTTATTGACAGCCAAACTTAGATATGAAAATTAAATTGCATTCTGGCtgctgtgacatcacagcaatTAAATGGCTCTTTTGAACTCTGTTCAGACAAGCCTGCTTTCCTGCTTTCTTACAGAGCAAGCAGGTAAATCACAAATTTCTGATCCACTGGTTGCTAAAAACACAGTTCACAAATGTCCAcatgtaccattgcccttaaGAAACCCAAATGCAACAGAAACAAAGATTTTCTTTAAACCTTAACTTCTGAACCCAAAATTTCTCAAACATGGGCAGTACACTAGAACACGGTAATGTTCATGAAgaatacatttactaaaactagtaacacaaaaaaacaccctAAAAGAAATTACACATAATATCTACATGATATGCACAAaactttatgatttttttttatgactgAGAAATGCCTGAACGGTTGAGGAGCCTGTGGAAACAACCTGTTACTGCTGGTAATTAtaaccaaaaaaaacacaaattatattAGTATTCTTTAAttccagacaaaaaaaaaagtgtgagtaCTTTATGGCCTACATGCACCTTTGCGAAGCTGGGAATATATGGGAAGAGCTGCTTGTTTGGTAAACCAACAACTGGATCATTATGGAGGCCTTTAAAGACCTATGGGGGGTGGTTTATCCAGGCTACTGGGAGTGTATAGAAACATACAGCTACTAACAGTACATTGCCTTTGAGCGCCACCATCTTCACAGACTTGCCATGGATCACACAGTATAGGAACGCAGAAATCACTGCAAGCACAGTATAGTAAAATTGGAAATATTAATGTACTGCCCATGCAAACAGTCCTAGCCAGCCATGGGACATCAGTGAAGTGGTGCAGTGCTCAGAGGAAAAGAACCCTGGGCAAGTATGTGTGATTGAATACCATAGCACAAAATACAGCAGAAGAGTTACAATTTATTTGAGGGACAGGTGGACACTGAGGTACTGCTGTGGTTCATAGGTGTCTTGTAGCTGCATACCATAGTGATGTTTCCCCACATTGCGCAATTCACTTTTCTTGGCCCTAGCGTTAACAGCCTGTAATTTGATATTATTTATGATTCTTATCCCGTGTAACGTATTTTAGACTAGACTTTATGTACAATGACAGGTGGCGATAAAACATCAAAATTAATCTGCAATTGCCAACCACTATCAGtcaaataaatatgatttttccTTGATTTGACTGTTTTACCCCAAGAAATATCAATATTTAGAAAGGGCAGGgttattttgaacattttgtcaTCTGTGACGTAGCatgggtaaaaaagaaaaaacctctGTCATTGCCCTACGGGTTGATTTAAACTTAAATCACATGTTGTTAAATCAAAATTAATTGACCAAAGCACACCACCAAATGCACAAGctttatacatgtatgggatcccttatccagaaagctcagaattacggaaagcctgtctccattttaattaaataattcagaattttaaaattgatttcctttttctctgtaataataaaaaaaaagtaccttgtacttgatcccaactaagatataattaatccttattggagccaaaacaatcctattggttttaattaatgttttattgatttttttagtagacttaaaggtatggagatccaaattatggaaagaccccttatctggaatacccttggtcccgagcaatctgtacaacgggtcctatacctgttgtggactgctgatttgttttaattgtgcTGGTACGAGTCAGGAAGTACAATGTgactttagtttcattttcaggTTTTGACCTTTTCAGTGTAAGTAGTATCAAAAGACATACAAactttcctaattaaaacaatagacaaataTTTTACTCATGTTGGAAAAGGTTGTATCTTGCACATTTAACTGTTCATAGAGACTTCAGAAAAAATCCTTTATGGGAATGGAACACAGTACATGTTATAACATGCTGCTGAATTCAATAAGGAAATAAACATTTCAACAAGCAACAACGTAGCAAAAGCATTATCTAAACTAAACTTTTTCCAGATCCACATCACGCAACTCTCTGTaacatatatatttctaaatataaataacatatctttacaaatatatatgttaatgtaattccagttgaaagctgcatttgtttatccctttttgCTCTCTAGTTCTACAATGTCTCCTCAGTACTACATTGAtacaagtcagaaccagcagtgcagagaaaaagaaatctgaCTGATGTTGCTTTTAATATCCATTAGCAAAATGATTAACAGTTAACTTGAAAGCATTGACAATCTTGAATAAATGTGTATTGCAAATTGCAAAGATTTAGATtgtctttaattaggcaaaacaAAATTGGTGTTTGACTGACTTCCCCATTAAGAAGAGCATCAACGTTTACTGTAGGatactgggaactgtagtttaaaAGCAAATGCGAACAATACGCCACAAGCTTGTTCTAAATGAAAGTTTGTGAGAAATTTAGAAAAAACCCTAAAGAGCGGAATCTTAGTGAAAATCAAATATGAAAGGCCGGCGTATAGAAAGAGCGCAATGAGTGGCCCTTCCGCAGTGACTAGCGCATATTCCCGCCTAAAGAGCAAGGGACGAAAGCGAAGTCTCAGGCTAGGCCGTACAAGCGGCCCCACTGCCTCCCCATCAGGGTGCAAGCTGCGCTCTATCAGTCAGTCCCAAGCGGCACCGCGCGTCGGGAAACACTCTGAGAAGTTTTCGTAAGGCGAGATTGGGCGGGAGAGCTAGAATGCAACAAGTTAGTGAAGGCTGCAAAAGGTTCGGCCTAGGGGGCTGCAATAGAGCCTATTACACGTGAGGTGTGGAGGGAATTCTCACCATCGTGAGATGAATGTATTTGTGACAGCAAAGAGGACTACTGGGGATGTTTATATGAGTTTCCTTCTTACCTCCGCCATGTTTGCCGTACTGACGGGTCACATCGCGGGTCAGCTCGAAACCCCGGATGAAACTTAGGATCCGCAGCAAAGGCGGAAGTGGATGCCTGCTCTCGTCTGACCGCCAGGTGGCGAgaccaatcagcagaaaggagGAGGCGCCCACTGTACCGACAGGCGTGGCAATGGCTTCTCACAAAACAAGGGCGGTTCGCCAGGGGGCGTGCGTTTTCCCAAGCCGGGTTGGAATACATAGCGTTTCCATGGGTACCAATAACGCTTGTTGTCGGAACCACGGCAGAGCTCAAGAAGAAGCGTCTGATATCTTATAGCTGGTACGCCGTGTCGTACCGAGATTTGCTAAGCCATGTCTGGCCCCACAGCTACTGAGGGGAAAGCGAAAAAGCTGAATTCAGTTGTCACAATGTAAGCACAAACGTTTTGTATTGCTTAAATAATGCGGCTAACTGTGTCTGATTTGTGTATTTCTTTCATTTATCTGTACATGTGTTTGTTATCCCTGTACCCATTTATTAAAGTAATTATATTACTTGTGAATTTGGGGGTAACAAGTTCATATTACCTGGGAGTACACACCAATTACAAAATAGctcttcttttttaaaaaatgttgcctttATTGTAAGGCCAGAAAGAAAGTCCATACGTGACAGTGTAGGAATCATGGTGAAttacaggggtagttcacctttaaattaacctttagtgtgACGTAGACAGTaacattctgagacagtttgcaattggtcttcattttttatggtttttcaatcatttcaccttttgttcagtagctttcctGCTTGGTatattagcagctatctagttgctggGGTTTTAttttccatagcaaccaggcagtggtttgaataagagactggaatgaGAATAGGAGGGggacttaattaaaaaaaacaagtaattaaaagcaacaataacaattaaattgtagcctaacagaggaatagttttatgcctgttggggtcagtgaccctgatttGAAGGCTGGAAAAAGCTAGAGGAggaagccaaataattcaaaaattgtaaagaataataattagtTTACCAGCGCATTAGTGATGCAAAGGGTTGGGCAGAGCAGACCAATTGCTACCAGAGGTGGGTTGCATCTGATGACTTCAGGTATAAATTTGCAGTATCTCACTGGGTCTGTctcaagttaaaggaacagtaacaccaaaaaataaaaatgtttt
Encoded proteins:
- the mier1 gene encoding mesoderm induction early response protein 1 isoform X1, whose amino-acid sequence is MAEPSLGTASPGGSAASDDHEFEPSADMLVHEFDDERTLEEEEMLEGEVNFSSEIEHLERESEMPIDELLRLYGYGSTVPLPGEEEEEEEEEEEEEEEDVDNDGNSGCSGEIKDEAIKDSSGQEDETQSSNDEPTPSGTCRDVREVIRPRRCKYFDANNEIEEESEDDEDYVPSEDWKKEIMVGSMFQAEIPVGICSYRETEKVYENDDQLLWNPEYVIEDRVIDFLNEASRRTGEEKGLEAIPEGSHIKDNEQALYELVKCNFDTEEALRRLRFNVKAAREELSIWTEEECRNFEQGLKAYGKDFHLIQANKVRTRSVGECVAFYYMWKKSERYDFFAQQTRFGKKKYNLHPGVTDYMDRLLDESESATSSRAPSPPPTTSNSSTSQSEKEECTASNNTQNGVSVNGPCAMTAYKDEAKQGVHLNGPTMSSSDPSPNETDTNGYNRENITGDSRFSHISGKTDANLDDKNERPIKRRRMDSPGKESTGSSELSQEVFSRGEV
- the mier1 gene encoding mesoderm induction early response protein 1 isoform X2, giving the protein MAEPSLGTASPGGSAASDDHEFEPSADMLVHEFDDERTLEEEEMLEGEVNFSSEIEHLERESEMPIDELLRLYGYGSTVPLPGEEEEEEEEEEEEEEEDVDNDGNSGCSGEIKDEAIKDSSGQEDETQSSNDEPTPSGTCRDVREVIRPRRCKYFDANNEIEEESEDDEDYVPSEDWKKEIMVGSMFQAEIPVGICSYRETEKVYENDDQLLWNPEYVIEDRVIDFLNEASRRTGEEKGLEAIPEGSHIKDNEQALYELVKCNFDTEEALRRLRFNVKAARELSIWTEEECRNFEQGLKAYGKDFHLIQANKVRTRSVGECVAFYYMWKKSERYDFFAQQTRFGKKKYNLHPGVTDYMDRLLDESESATSSRAPSPPPTTSNSSTSQSEKEECTASNNTQNGVSVNGPCAMTAYKDEAKQGVHLNGPTMSSSDPSPNETDTNGYNRENITGDSRFSHISGKTDANLDDKNERPIKRRRMDSPGKESTGSSELSQEVFSRGEV